Proteins from a single region of Acipenser ruthenus chromosome 31, fAciRut3.2 maternal haplotype, whole genome shotgun sequence:
- the LOC117396768 gene encoding HAUS augmin-like complex subunit 4 isoform X3, with product MSARMSVCPDPASVPSLARGDGLHEQVLTSLPMCQMSEDDLSQNPQFSKLLSALCQHMDETGLTIQLKKKLQKAEREVQLQKLSWLRSESLFRLIQEMIQEYHIRKQDSQLLHEDCKLYETLEQCLLVTQCVRELDPSSTTAEDKPQLLGLSKQNVLNRMPPDQDAKRMRQRLVREFEDRLKRKCFTILSYYQPDWEGESEGLKTLKLSRLPESLENESKRLESQRAKERESAILLHRQTHCYLSELLGCIQILQSLILDHRLRAQNDLDRKKTEYMEAKCQIIILKIRMEMLQVQLDTYTPKKIAVHRTIRDTLESALKSEQVERQSSQRMLSSFEILGQDFEAVVKEYSRLQQEIKNKKWALQEFSQYNH from the exons ATGTCTGCCCGGATGTCTGTGTGTCCGGACCCTGCCTCTGTTCCCTCGCTGGCCAGGGGAGATGGCCTGCATGAGCAAG TGTTGACATCTTTACCCATGTGTCAGATGAGTGAAGATGACCTTTCCCAGAATCCTCAGTTCTCCAAACTGCTGTCTGCACTCTGTCAACACATGGATGAAACCGGACTGACCATACAACTGAAGAAAAAACTACAGAAG GCTGAGCGGGAGGTTCAGTTACAGAAGTTGTCCTGGCTGAGATCAGAGAGTTTGTTTCGTTTAATTCAGGAGATGATTCAAGAATATCACATCAGAAAACAGGATTCACAACTGTTGCACGAGGATTGTAag TTATATGAGACTCTTGAACAGTGCTTACTGGTGACACAGTGCGTGAGGGAACTGGATCCCAGTTCAACCACAGCGGAAGACAAACCACAGCTTCTGGGCCTCAGCAAGCAGAATGTTCTCAATCGCATGCCACCTGATCAG GATGCCAAGCGAATGAGGCAACGATTGGTGAGAGAGTTTGAAGACAGGTTGAAGAGGAAATGTTTTACCATCCTCTCATACTACCAGCCAGACTGGG agggagaaaGCGAGGGTCTGAAGACCTTGAAGCTCTCAAGACTGCCAGAGAGCCTGGAGAATGAGAGCAAGAGACTAGAGAGCCAGCGAGCAAAAGAAAGAGAGAGTGCCATTCTGCTGCACAGGCAGACTCACTGCTACCTCAGT GAGCTACTGGGCTGTATACAGATCTTGCAGTCGCTCATCCTGGATCACCGACTGAGGGCTCAGAATGATCTTGATCGAAAGAAAACCGAGTACATGGAGGCCAAGTGTCAAATCATCATTCTGAAGATCAG GATGGAGATGTTGCAGGTTCAGTTAGACACCTACACACCCAAGAAGATAGCTGTGCATCGCACAATCAG GGACACTCTGGAATCAGCCCTGAAGTCAGAGCAAGTTGAGCGGCAGTCCTCTCAAAGAATGTTGTCGTCATTTGAGATTTTGGGGCAGGACTTTGAAGCAGTGGTGAAGGAATACTCCCGTCTCCAACaggaaataaagaacaaaaagtgGGCCCTGCAGGAATTCTCCCAGTACAACCACTGA